TTAAACCGGACTTTTCGTCCTGTATGAACGAACACCCCAATCCCACCCAGTCTTTCATATCATCATCATTCCAGCCTGCTTTCGGCAACGGGTACGCTACATCGTCgtccatccccccccccaattcACCAATCCTTCGTCATGAGAGCGAGGTCTCTACAGCAATGCCCTCCGGTTTGGGTTGCCACAGCGAGCCCCTCCTCTGCGACCCTTGCGCGGCCTCCCCTTCCGAAGAGAGCTGTCCGCCGTCGGGCACACTCCTAGGGACGGAGCTTACGGCCGGTCCGCCCTGCCACAACGTTGCGCTTCCCCTTCTCGAGCCCGTGTCGGCGAGCTTCTGGGACGTGAACTCGGGGCTCGACGCCACCGACGACTCGGACTGCTGGGGCTcctccacgccgccgcccgccatggGCGAGTCGAccagcgccggcggcacgCTCGCGTCCCTCGTcacctccgcctccgcccccgccggGTCGAGGCTGACGACCATTCTGCCGCCGCGGatctcccccctcctcatgCGGTCGAGGCCGCGGTTGATGCCGTCGAACCCTTGCTCCACGCCGAGCAGCTCCGGAGGGCTGATCAGGCCGCTCTCAAGCAGCCTCTCGAGCCAGGTGACGAGCGCCTCGCCCACGGCCGGCACCTCGTGGAACACCTTGATGGGGACCGTGTGATACGCCACGCTGTCGGGCGCCTGCTCCTTCGGCAGTCCCGTCAACCCAATGAGGTGCTTCAGCGTTGGGCTGGTGTTGCGGGGCGTGTcgggcgggctgggcggtgccccggcggcgtcttgCTCCGGTCTCAGCGCGCGCAGGAGCCAGCCGGCCGACTCCCTGCCGCTCGTGTCCAGCGCGAAGCGCAGGTTCTTCCCGACGTTGGCCCGGATGATGTCCACGGCGCGAGACGGATCGTGGCTGTCGACCAGCAGGTCCGGCCGCAGCACGGTGTGGTTCGACAACCGCAGGCCGTGGCGcagcttgtcgacgacggtgacgacgcGCAGGCCGGCCAACCGTGCGAGCTGGACGGCGATGTTCGCCGACGTGGACGAGCCGCCCCACACGACGACCCagtcgccggcgacggccctCTCGTGGTCCCGGATGCCGGCGAGGCACTCGTCGCGGATGTCGCGCGGCAGGCTCTCcgggtcgacgccgcgcagGAGGGTCAGCAGGTCCGGGCCCGGCGCCCCGGGCACGGTGGAGAAGTCGACGCCCATGCACAcgccgagggagaggacggcggcgacgaaggcgacgccgagggtggcggcggcgcggggcgagacggagggggggatgcGCGCGGCGTTGAAGTCGGCGGTCACGACATACTGCTGGTAGGCGGCCTTGCGGAGGTCGCGGTAGTCGGTcgagatgacgaggacgcggtcgccgtcgcgcagGCGGCTGTGCGAGGAGGGCCGGCGTCGGACGAcgcggccgacgagctcgcggcCCGAGATGTAGGGCAGGGAAGGGATGGCGAAGTTGAAGTCACTGGGGGGTTATTCTTTTGTTAGCAGAGAGGTATAACCCGCGCCGACGATTCACTGTCAACAAGCAGGACCGTGGGCgaagatgggatggatggatgaacGTACGGCGCTTTCCAGTCGATCGGGTTGAGGCCGATGTGTTCCGTCTTCACCAGCACCTCGTGCTCGTCTTCGATCTCGGGCACTTGGTACCCCTCAGCCGTCTCATACGGCTGCTTCGCCGCGTAGAGGATGAGCACCGTCTGCGTCTCTGGGATGTCTGCCATGGCTTCGGTGGTTTTTACGTCGTCGCCGTTATCATTGGTCGGGTGAGAGTGGTCGTCTGCGGGCGTTCGATGTCGCTTGGGTCAGGGTATCTCgctctctgtctgtctctgcTGGGCAACTGGTTCCCTTCCCTATTCTTCTTATGCAGAGGTAAGCCGAGTTGAGCTGGGCTGAGTCGGTTTGATTCGAAGATAGACTTGATGGACTTTGGGAATCACTCCAAATAACCGCAGGAAGCAAGAGTTGGGGGAAGTACTCCAATCACACTGGCTGACAACAGACTTCGTTAGgcctccttttcttcctctccttttctcttggttgtgtttttttctttttcttttccgcCGAAGATAAGAGAGACATTTCTTTAGCCCTgcttctctcttttcccctccccctcctctcttctccaTCCCGATATCCGGAGGGTCGTCGATCGGCCGGACGCTGTTGCTTGGGTGCTGGGGGGGAGAATTACGTGCTCTGGCAGTCCCGCATTGCGTGATTCTTCTCCAAGATGGCTGCATCGCCATCGACCACACACACTCACGCAACTCTCTCTGATCGCTCCCCTTAAAGCCGAAAAAAAGCGACCAACAGAGAGCCAAGGTTTCCCCGATAACGAGCCGATTCATTCGAGACCGCCGCGTCGAACCTTGCGAGATGACCGAGTAAATTGGAGCATATCTTGTCTGCTAGAGGCGAGGAACGCCTGGCCTCAGCTGCGAGTTTGGCTACGAATTTCAATCCCCGCTCTGTATCTTTTATGTCGTGACATACAATCTTCTCGGCGGACATGGCACTTTGGCGCTTACGGTTGCCGAGAACCACTCCCGGGgggatgagggggggggggctctctatctctctatTCAGTCCTGTTCGAAGCGGTCCGCCCGGCCGATACGGGGAGGGCCGAGCAGGGCCGAGCTGAGCCAACGACGACAGCCGGTCCCCGCCAACCAAACCCAACCCAGCCCAAACCACCCCCTCCCGACGCTCCACTACGCCCGTCACGACATGTTGCAGGATTGTTGCCAATCTCGATAGGGGCActtgccgatgccgacggcctcTGCTGATTAATTCATGCTCGTCGGGTGGGAGCCGATTGCGTGCCGAGGAGAGCAGCTTTGCTTCGCTGGCGTGACTTGAGGGGGGCTTCGCGGTTGCTTATAAATACGAGCCAATGATCGTGGAAAGTGAGactgaagccttttttcacaTCCTTTTTAGGAAGACGTGACTCGGCCCCTTAACGGTCCCCTGGAAACTGGCGGGATGGAGACGACGTCGGCTAGTAAATACTGTTCTTCGTCGACCCTCAAACCACATGCGTGATGCCCTTGGATCTTATCATCTTGTTGCATTTTTGATGACAGAATGACAACAGTTATTGTCAATTCACTCGAATGCGAATGGTGTTTGCATTGGGCTGTGGCAGTCCGGGCTGGCTCAGGAGTTGCCCGCTTAGCTTGAATTACAATCAATGCTACTTTCGTCAATTGTATGATTGATCTAAAACTGTCTGCTGAACAATAGGTCCAGAGACAAAACATTTCACATCATTTACCCAATAGCCTGTGCCTTTGATGAATCGCAAGCTAGCCCGCAACTCCACGTGCAACTCAGAGCgcaacggcatcggcatcggctcCGATGTAACCCGATTTGTCTTCTACCTCGAAGGCGTGAATCTAGTTGCCACGGCTGAAAAGTTCGCTTCAACAATTCGCATGCAGCCTCCGTCTGTAAACACCTTGCCCGCCACGTGAGCGCCGGCTAGCCTTATAGCCCAAGAGCTGAGAAAGCTCGGCGTCATTCGCCTGAGTCTCGTACCTGACAACGAGCTGTGCTTGTGTAGACATGAACACTGCTGTCGACAATCGCATCTTAGTTGAACATCCTAGTCCTATAGGAGTAAATTTGCAGAAGCGTTGGCAAGTAAGTAACAATTCCTAGGAAAATACTTTCCCACTGGTGAGGCACTTGTGATCTTCGGCCATCACCACGAGGTAACATTCCGCTATTCTGGCATCGAGATATAGTTAGCAAAGAAATCTAAAACCCTTTCCCGCTAATCAGGGATCTGAAATGAGAGCTTACGCTATAGGTCGCAGGAGTATGTGGACACTGCCATAAGCCAAGGCTTTGCTGCAAGCTTCTGGCAGGTGGATGCGACAGTTTCAAACATCTCCTTTCACTGAAATTATCCTTGAGAAGCTATTCTGTACAGAATCTAGCCGCATACTGCTGTCTGCAACAGTTCAGTCATTTCTTGATCACCAATCCAACTTACGAGGGTAGAGTGAGGACGTTTGCCTCTCGCTCAATCACTGAAACTAGGGCCAAAACAAAGACGCTGCCCCGTTTTCGTTGGGCAATGCTTTTGCCTCGCCAGGAAGCAACGGCTGGAGAAAGCAACTTGCGTATCTGTTGGGATATCAGCCGGCTACCAACGGTTGCTGTTCCGGACTTCGGTCCACCCTTTGACCAGGCAAACAGACTGATGTTGAGATCCTTTGGGTGTAGGCAAACCATCCGTCTGGTTTGTTTTTTCTCTCAGGCAACGTACCACTACCGGAAAGTTATTCCTACTTCACCCAGTTAAAAAGCCAAACGCGTGGCAGGCTCCTTATGGTACTGACAGTATCATGCATCCCGATGGACGACAACGAACAAGAGGCGGCCtaggccgccgacgacagTCACGCAAAAGGAACAAATCACCCCAAATCAGCAGTCTCCCCGAGCGAAAAGATCCAAATCGACCCGGACGGAGACCTCGTCCTCCGCGGTGGGATGCATACGGGGAAACCCGAGCGGTCGTTCCGCGTCTGCGCCAGCGCGTGTCGGCGCTCTTTTCTGTTCTGTAAAACGATGATCTTGGGCTTGTTCAGGGAATCCAAGCCGGAGTCCGAAGACTGGGGCGTCAGCCTCTCGAACGATAATCCCGACCCCCTGGAAATCCTCCTCCACATTATCCACGCCAACTTCCCGCTGGTGCCCGGCTTGCCGGCGTTGCCCGTGCTGTACAAGGTGTTCCTCGTCTCAAGCGGCAGCCTGATCAAGGGAATGACCATAGAGACAAGATCTATTTGCCTGGTGCTAAAAAGGAATGAGGACGAAAGATTTTCAACGCCTGACGATAACACCAGAGACATCGCAGAAATCTTTCTTTCAGGGGCTACAATATGAAGTGTTACCCGGCGACAAGGGTGATTGACATTCTGGACGACATCGTTCGCAAGGACTGTGTGATATTGACAAGGCCGGTAATAGGCAGCATGGTTATAAATGACGAAATTTTACCCTACACAAAGATTCTCAAAAATGGGAAGTATGAGTGAAAATCATGTGATTGTAACAGATGTAAATTATCGGATATCAAGAACTTGACTGTACACTATGTACGAAATGAATCATATTCCACAATCTAGCTCATAATGCCCTTGtggccatcaccatcggcgTCCTTGAAGGGGTTCAACTTGTCCACGAGGGAAATCTTCTTGCCCGTAGCATCGTGAGTAGCGTCGGTGCCCGTGGCAGTAGAACCGAAGCGGGGCTATGTAGCTGTTAGCTGGAGGTCGGACTGAAGAATTTGGACGACACATACCTCGGCCTTGTTCATAGAGGCAGTACCGTGAGTACCATCGTTCTGAACGCCAGTGGGATGAGTACCATGCAGAATACCCTGAGTGGTGCTGATGGTGGTAGCAGAAGTGTCACCTACAGTGTGGTGAGTGTTGGCGGCCTGCCCAACACCTCGGGTAGAGTTGTCGTTGTGGTGCTTGTTGGCAGCAACGGCAGCTccgccagcggcagcagcgccggcGACCCCCGTGCCGGTTCCGTGGGAATGGCCGTGGGAGTGGCTGTGGGTTCCGGCTACACCCGTATGCTCAGAGTCCGCGAATCCCTTGTTGATCTTGTCGGGGCACCCATCGAACTCGTCGTACTTGTGGTGGCGGGGCCCGTCGAGGTTGCCCTTCTCACGCGTGAACTCGTCAAGGGTTTTTGTGGGAAGAGTCGTAGAGCCGTGGTGAACGGGCTTGGCGTGGTGCGTCTCGTGGACCGGGACGGTCGTGTGTACAACGTGGGGCTGGATAGTCTCCTTCTGGATGACGGGCTGGACGTGCTCATGGACGTGGTGGTGGACGCGCTCGCCAGAGACGACGGGGGCCGCTGTCGAAGTGTGGGTGGTGTCGTGAGTGACGGAGGTGTCCTTGAACTTGGCGTGCTCGCGGTCGAGGGTGTTCTTGGTTTCCTTCTCGTTTCCATGCTCGAAGGTCTTGTGTGCGACGGGGATGACGTTGTGATGGTGCTTCTCAGGGCTGACGTAGTCAGATTAGTCGACGTACCAAAGAAATGGGAGCTTTCATGCTTCACTTACAGAACCTGCTGGTCCTTGAGAGGCTGGACCGttgtgtggtggtggtcttgGTGGACTTCCCtgtcgacggcggtggtCACCTCTTCatgacgatgaggacgaaCCTGCTCCTCGGTGACAGCTCTGTtgacatcctcgtcgacagtGGTCTTGTGGTGACCAtccttggagacgaagctGGAAACGGCTTGCTTGGCTTTGTCCATGTTGGCTGATATTCTGGTATTGCGGTTGTGGTAATTGAGTGTTTGTTGTTTGTATGTAATGAAAGTGGTGATGAGGAAATTAATAGCTTTGAGAGATGATTATCCCAGATTATATATACAATTTGATCAAACAAGAGTCCTCACCTTTTACGTCGAAGCGCTTGGCGCGTGACTGACAATATCTGGACGTCATGCAGAACTAGCTAGACCTTGACCCGTCCAACCGCCATCATCGATCGCTTTGAGCTCTAGTCAACAGTATCCTCATTCTCGAGTCTCGAACTAGAGCGAGGAATTTCAATGCACCACGTCATTGCTCGTTCACTCCGTCCGACCACTAACGCACAGCGACCTCCATCTGTGCGCATCGATGGATCTGATACAGCGCCGAACCGCCCACCCGGGACGTCCTTCTTAGTGCAGTGACACCAGAGTGCCGCTGACGATTTTGAGGAGCAAATGAGCCGGGGCGGACCTTCTTGGCATGGCGTCCATCGGTGGAGAGCACTTGGAGACATTTAGGAGGAGCTGAGTCGGAGGCTGGAGGAATGCGGGCCAGGCCTCATCGGGTCTGGTCGTTTCGGCCCGGTCGACGGAAGATATCTTGACCAACTGCTTAAAGTGCGCCAAGCGCCGTGGCTTGGGCGCTAGCGGCACATGAAGGCGTCATAATGGCATGCGGCTGCGAACCACCTCGTCGGAAATGGACAGTGTCGCCCCAATCCCCGGCGACGATCGCGGGGGGATCCCACTAGCTCATGGCAAATATCAGAGCCTGGGCCTGGACCGCCAGTAATCTTGGCAACTGTGCGTGCTTCCATATCATAGGACGACTGCCGTGTTTACAACTGTGCGCTTCCTTCTGCTGCAATGATGTGTTCGATGTCATCGACGTAATTGCCATCTCTTCCGTCGACTGACAGTCCAGAGAGACATGGTCCGTGGCAGTGTTCCGTGGCAAGTGTAGTCTTAGCTGATCGTCGCCGGTGCGACAACCAGCATCGCCGTTCATTTACACGTGTGGGGGGGATAACGCCCGGCTAGGATTCCGCCAACTAGCCAGTGATGGGAGTTCAACGACGGCCCGGGAGCCGTCGACTTGGATACTCCCAGTTCTTGTGATGACAGCCACCGTACGCTAGAATTGGTGGGAGATGTCACTTTCGTTGAGATGTTCATCTTGAGTGCCGAGGTTGTGGTGATGATAGACCTAGTGGCCGTCAAGTTGATAGCAGTTGACAGAGGTTGGAGTAAGAGTCTGGAGGACTGAGCATAGGCACTCCTACGTTTTGACTTCAGCGGAAGATTAAAAATCCAAGACTTAGTTCAATGGCAAACATGTCACGTTAGCCTCTGCTTGTCAGCGACGTCCCGGTAGAGATGTCTATGCCTTCACTGCCAGCTACCCTAACCCCTTTCTTTCATCAGTTTGTATTCAAGTTTAGGCAGTTGCGATAATACTTATCGAGATTGCAGTCTTTGcaataataatataaagagATGTGATTAAGCGAATGCTTTTCCTGGTGAATTCTGTGCTTGTTTGAATAGATACCTAAACCAATGGCTATCGTCACCAAGCTGAGTCTACAAGCTGTGAGTATCAGTTACACTGCGGCCTTAACATAAGCTCTTGAGGTGCCAAGGTGTTCAAAATCAAATCAAATGCAATACAGTGACGACAGGCATACACTTCTTTTCTCAGTGGATCTTAGAATTCTGGCCAGCTACTAATGTTCAAGCATCTTGGTACGTTATTCCCTGCACAAGTGAAAAGGATGAGACTCACGTCAATTTGGCTCTTTGGACTGAAACACAAGACAAAGGTCAAGTCCAAGTACTTTTTACAAAACTTTAAGCAGTGAATTTTCATGTTGTTAACAATGAACAAAGGACCCAGATATATGCCTTTATCTCTGATGAGATTCTGTCTTAAAGCACAAAGTGAAGTTTGCAGGTTAATGAAGGGAACATTGGTCAATGGAGGTATCTTGTTGAAAAACTGAACAGTAACAATTACTATTCAAATGCAAAAGGCTTGCCTCTTTTGAAAGTCTGCCTGTAATGAGCTTGTGGATTTCAAATATTGGACATTTTCTCCCGTTTTCCATCCGCCAAAGGT
This sequence is a window from Colletotrichum higginsianum IMI 349063 chromosome 8, whole genome shotgun sequence. Protein-coding genes within it:
- a CDS encoding Alcohol dehydrogenase GroES-like domain-containing protein; the encoded protein is MADIPETQTVLILYAAKQPYETAEGYQVPEIEDEHEVLVKTEHIGLNPIDWKAPDFNFAIPSLPYISGRELVGRVVRRRPSSHSRLRDGDRVLVISTDYRDLRKAAYQQYVVTADFNAARIPPSVSPRAAATLGVAFVAAVLSLGVCMGVDFSTVPGAPGPDLLTLLRGVDPESLPRDIRDECLAGIRDHERAVAGDWVVVWGGSSTSANIAVQLARLAGLRVVTVVDKLRHGLRLSNHTVLRPDLLVDSHDPSRAVDIIRANVGKNLRFALDTSGRESAGWLLRALRPEQDAAGAPPSPPDTPRNTSPTLKHLIGLTGLPKEQAPDSVAYHTVPIKVFHEVPAVGEALVTWLERLLESGLISPPELLGVEQGFDGINRGLDRMRRGEIRGGRMVVSLDPAGAEAEVTRDASVPPALVDSPMAGGGVEEPQQSESSVASSPEFTSQKLADTGSRRGSATLWQGGPAVSSVPRSVPDGGQLSSEGEAAQGSQRRGSLWQPKPEGIAVETSLS
- a CDS encoding Allergen; this encodes MDKAKQAVSSFVSKDGHHKTTVDEDVNRAVTEEQVRPHRHEEVTTAVDREVHQDHHHTTVQPLKDQQVLPEKHHHNVIPVAHKTFEHGNEKETKNTLDREHAKFKDTSVTHDTTHTSTAAPVVSGERVHHHVHEHVQPVIQKETIQPHVVHTTVPVHETHHAKPVHHGSTTLPTKTLDEFTREKGNLDGPRHHKYDEFDGCPDKINKGFADSEHTGVAGTHSHSHGHSHGTGTGVAGAAAAGGAAVAANKHHNDNSTRGVGQAANTHHTVGDTSATTISTTQGILHGTHPTGVQNDGTHGTASMNKAEPRFGSTATGTDATHDATGKKISLVDKLNPFKDADGDGHKGIMS